Proteins encoded together in one Cicer arietinum cultivar CDC Frontier isolate Library 1 chromosome 4, Cicar.CDCFrontier_v2.0, whole genome shotgun sequence window:
- the LOC101510911 gene encoding eukaryotic initiation factor 4A-8-like, whose translation MNELLASDGQEFFTSYDEVHDNFGAMGLQENLLRGIYAYGFERPSAIQQRGIVPFCKGLDVFQQAQSGIGKTTTFCSGILQQLNYRLVQCQVLVLAPTGELAQQIEKVMRALVDFLGVKVHAYVGGTSVREDQRILPVACLL comes from the coding sequence ATGAATGAACTGCTTGCCAGTGATGGGCAAGAATTCTTCACCTCATATGATGAAGTCCATGACAACTTTGGTGCAATGGGGCTGCAAGAAAACCTTTTGCGAGGCATATATGCTTACGGTTTTGAGAGGCCTTCTGCAATCCAGCAAAGAGGAATTGTTCCTTTTTGCAAAGGTCTAGATGTGTTTCAACAGGCTCAGTCAGGAATAGGGAagacaacaacattttgttctGGAATTTTGCAGCAGCTCAATTACAGATTGGTTCAGTGCCAGGTTTTGGTTTTGGCCCCTACGGGGGAGCTAGCTCAACAGATTGAGAAGGTTATGCGAGCTCTTGTCGATTTCCTTGGTGTTAAGGTTCATGCTTATGTTGGTGGGACAAGTGTTCGTGAGGATCAACGCATTCTCCCCGTTGCTTGTTTGTTATGA